A window from Bufo bufo chromosome 1, aBufBuf1.1, whole genome shotgun sequence encodes these proteins:
- the LOC120986818 gene encoding proline rich transmembrane protein 1B-like: MENTSFQEPYPSKPGDQPPAYSPGPPVMQPSPCPAYNPSGPDHGVQQTLISQPASTNIVMMNRRAASTRPQYNDYLCWSILNFLFCCWPLGLAAIIYSRKTRRDIKNHDHEAAAKHSRKACHLNVSSFVTGIILQVLLVLYYVYVKDPKEHTRYP, from the exons ATGGAGAACACATCCTTCCAGGAGCCCTACCCCAGCAAACCAGGGGACCAACCTCCTGCATACAGCCCTGGACCTCCAGTCATGCAGCCCTCTCCATGCCCTGCTTATAACCCATCGGGGCCAGATCATGGTGTCCAACAGACCCTCATCAGCCAACCAGCCTCAACCAACATTGTGATGATGAACAGGCGAGCGGCATCAACCCGGCCCCAGTACAACGATTACCTCTGCTGGTCCATCCTGAACTTTCTGTTCTGCTGTTGGCCCCTTGGACTTGCTGCTATTATCTACTCACGGAAG ACAAGACGCGACATTAAGAATCACGACCACGAGGCCGCCGCCAAACATTCCCGCAAGGCCTGCCATCTGAATGTCTCGTCTTTTGTCACTGGAATCATCCTTCAAGTTCTACTTGTTCTTTACTATGTCTATGTAAAGGATCCCAAAGAGCACACACGTTATCCATAA